Proteins encoded together in one Thermococcus gammatolerans EJ3 window:
- the dph5 gene encoding diphthine synthase, translating to MALYFIGLGLYDERDITLKGLKTARKCDKIFAEFYTSLLAGTTMERIEGLIGKPIIRLSREDVELNFEKIVLPEAKEKDVAFLTAGDPMVATTHSDLRIRAKKAGVESYVIHAPSIYSAVAVTGLQIYKFGKSATVAYPERNWFPTSYYDVIKENRERGLHTLLFLDIKAEQNRYMTANEAMEILLQVEDMKKEGIFTPETLVVVLARAGSLNPTIRAGYVKDMIHEDFGRQPHVLIVPGRLHVVEAEYLVEFAGAPEEILEEV from the coding sequence ATGGCGCTATACTTCATCGGCCTCGGACTATACGATGAGAGGGACATAACGCTCAAGGGCCTCAAAACGGCCAGGAAATGCGATAAAATCTTCGCCGAGTTCTACACCTCGCTTTTGGCCGGCACAACTATGGAGAGGATTGAAGGGCTCATAGGAAAGCCGATAATCCGGTTGAGCCGGGAAGATGTCGAGCTGAACTTTGAAAAAATTGTTCTACCTGAGGCCAAGGAGAAAGACGTTGCCTTTCTTACGGCGGGCGATCCAATGGTGGCTACCACTCACTCCGACCTGAGAATCCGGGCGAAGAAAGCAGGTGTTGAGAGCTACGTAATCCACGCCCCCAGCATATACTCGGCTGTGGCAGTGACGGGACTTCAGATCTACAAGTTTGGAAAGAGCGCGACCGTCGCTTATCCCGAGAGGAACTGGTTTCCAACGAGCTACTACGACGTGATTAAAGAAAACAGGGAGCGTGGCCTGCACACCCTTCTTTTCCTTGACATAAAGGCCGAGCAGAACCGTTATATGACAGCTAATGAGGCGATGGAAATACTCCTTCAGGTTGAGGATATGAAGAAGGAGGGAATCTTTACGCCGGAAACACTCGTCGTGGTTTTGGCCAGAGCAGGTTCGTTGAACCCGACGATAAGGGCGGGCTACGTTAAAGACATGATCCATGAGGACTTTGGGAGACAGCCGCACGTTCTTATCGTGCCGGGAAGGCTCCACGTTGTTGAGGCTGAGTATCTGGTTGAGTTCGCTGGGGCTCCTGAGGAGATTTTGGAGGAAGTTTAG
- the tpiA gene encoding triose-phosphate isomerase → MTKLKEPIIAINFKTYIEATGKRALAIAKAAEKVYKETGITIVVAPQLADLRMVAESVEIPVFAQHIDPIKPGSHTGHVLPEAVKEAGAVGTLLNHSENRMILADLEASIRRAEEVGLMTMVCSNNPAVSAAVAALGPDYVAVEPPELIGTGIPVSKAKPEVITDTVELVKKVNPEVKVLTGAGISTGEDVKKALELGSVGVLLASGVTKAKDPEKAIRDLVSLII, encoded by the coding sequence ATGACGAAGCTGAAGGAACCTATTATAGCGATTAACTTCAAGACCTACATCGAGGCAACCGGAAAGAGAGCTTTGGCAATAGCGAAGGCCGCTGAAAAGGTCTACAAAGAGACGGGGATAACCATAGTCGTCGCGCCCCAGCTCGCCGACCTCAGGATGGTAGCGGAGAGCGTTGAGATCCCGGTCTTCGCCCAGCACATAGACCCGATTAAGCCCGGAAGCCACACCGGTCACGTCCTTCCCGAGGCAGTTAAGGAAGCCGGGGCCGTTGGAACCCTCCTCAACCACTCCGAGAACAGGATGATCTTGGCGGACCTTGAGGCGAGCATTAGAAGAGCCGAAGAAGTTGGACTTATGACGATGGTCTGCTCCAACAATCCAGCCGTTTCGGCTGCGGTGGCAGCTCTCGGCCCAGACTACGTTGCCGTCGAACCGCCAGAACTTATAGGCACCGGCATCCCCGTCAGCAAGGCCAAGCCGGAGGTCATAACTGATACAGTTGAGCTCGTCAAGAAAGTTAACCCTGAGGTTAAAGTCCTCACTGGTGCAGGAATAAGCACTGGCGAGGATGTCAAGAAGGCCCTTGAGCTCGGAAGCGTTGGAGTTCTGCTTGCAAGCGGTGTTACCAAAGCTAAGGATCCCGAGAAGGCAATAAGGGACTTGGTGTCCCTCATCATCTGA
- a CDS encoding acetyl ornithine aminotransferase family protein produces the protein MYSDYPRIVVKPPGPRAKKLIERERSAISPGLGVKLFPLVPERGRGALIEDVDGNVFIDFLAGAAAASTGYSHPKLVKEVQEQVARIQHSMIGYTHSKRAIEVAEKLIEMAPIERPLVLFGMSGSDAVDMALQAARFSTRRPWILSFIGAYHGQTYGATSVAAFQSSQKRGLSPLVPNVVWVPYPNPYRNPWGINGYDEPDELINRFLDYLESYIFAHVVPPDEIALLIAEPIQGDAGIVVPPEGFFAELKRLLDEHNILLAMDEVQTGIGRTGKWFASEWFGVKPDLLIFGKGVASGMGLSGVIGRRELLENLTSGSALLTPAANPVVSAAAKATLEIIEGENLLENALRVGEFIKKRLGEMKEDYEVIGDVRGKGLMRGAEIVKPNGKPDLELTGKICWRAFELGLILPSYGMFGNVIRITPPLVITEEIAEKGLEIMERALKDALAGKVTHRVVTWH, from the coding sequence ATGTATTCTGATTACCCGCGAATAGTTGTTAAACCGCCCGGCCCAAGGGCGAAGAAACTTATAGAGCGCGAAAGGAGTGCCATCTCGCCGGGTCTCGGCGTCAAGCTCTTTCCCCTCGTCCCAGAGAGGGGCAGGGGTGCCCTTATTGAGGACGTTGACGGGAACGTCTTCATAGACTTTCTGGCGGGAGCGGCCGCCGCTTCCACCGGCTACTCCCATCCCAAACTCGTGAAGGAAGTTCAGGAGCAAGTAGCTAGGATACAGCACTCGATGATAGGATACACCCACAGCAAGCGGGCAATAGAGGTCGCGGAAAAGCTGATCGAAATGGCCCCTATCGAAAGACCACTCGTACTCTTCGGAATGAGCGGGAGCGACGCTGTTGACATGGCCCTTCAGGCGGCGAGGTTCTCCACAAGAAGACCGTGGATTTTATCCTTCATAGGTGCCTATCACGGGCAGACATACGGGGCAACGTCGGTGGCGGCCTTTCAAAGCTCACAGAAGAGGGGCCTCTCCCCGCTGGTGCCCAACGTCGTGTGGGTTCCTTACCCGAATCCTTACCGGAACCCCTGGGGAATCAACGGCTACGACGAGCCCGACGAGCTGATAAACCGCTTTCTGGATTATCTGGAAAGTTACATATTCGCCCACGTCGTCCCGCCGGACGAGATTGCACTTCTGATAGCCGAGCCGATACAGGGCGATGCGGGGATCGTCGTTCCTCCCGAAGGATTCTTCGCTGAGCTCAAAAGGCTCTTGGACGAACATAACATACTCCTCGCGATGGACGAGGTTCAAACGGGAATCGGGAGAACGGGAAAGTGGTTCGCGAGCGAGTGGTTTGGGGTGAAGCCTGACCTCCTCATCTTCGGCAAGGGCGTGGCGAGCGGCATGGGTTTGAGCGGCGTAATTGGGAGGAGGGAGCTCCTCGAAAACCTGACGAGCGGTTCCGCACTCCTAACCCCGGCGGCAAATCCTGTTGTGAGCGCGGCCGCCAAAGCAACGCTGGAGATAATAGAGGGGGAGAACCTTTTAGAGAACGCCCTCCGCGTCGGCGAGTTCATTAAAAAGCGCCTCGGCGAGATGAAGGAAGATTACGAGGTAATTGGGGACGTTCGCGGGAAAGGCCTGATGAGAGGGGCGGAGATCGTTAAGCCCAATGGAAAGCCAGACCTTGAGCTCACGGGGAAGATATGCTGGCGCGCCTTTGAGCTTGGGTTAATACTGCCCAGCTACGGCATGTTTGGAAACGTAATCCGGATTACGCCGCCCCTCGTCATAACTGAAGAGATTGCCGAGAAGGGCCTCGAAATAATGGAGAGGGCCCTAAAGGACGCACTGGCGGGAAAAGTGACCCACAGAGTTGTGACATGGCATTAA
- a CDS encoding MarC family protein, translating to MSEFSTILSSALLMLIMIDPSDKILLVSFLREDFHIEDIKALIVRANLIGFLLLASFAVAGQIILQEIFHIDINALKVAGGFVLFKIGLEALEGGGMFTLKRERDILALAAVPVAMPLIAGPAAITAVITLTAEYGYLVSLSATAIAIAVVALSMFVALYMMKSVNKTFLSVTIRIIGLFIMAIGAQMMVEGVVGIYLLMTFSG from the coding sequence ATGAGCGAGTTCTCAACGATACTCAGCTCGGCACTGCTGATGCTCATCATGATTGACCCGAGCGACAAGATACTCCTCGTTAGCTTCCTGCGCGAGGATTTTCACATAGAGGACATAAAGGCCCTAATCGTGAGAGCCAACCTGATAGGCTTCCTTCTCCTGGCGAGCTTCGCGGTGGCAGGTCAGATAATCCTCCAGGAGATTTTTCACATCGACATAAACGCCCTGAAGGTTGCCGGGGGCTTCGTTCTCTTCAAAATTGGTCTCGAGGCTTTAGAAGGCGGTGGAATGTTCACGCTGAAGAGGGAGCGTGATATTCTAGCTTTGGCCGCCGTCCCCGTCGCGATGCCCCTCATTGCTGGTCCCGCCGCTATTACTGCGGTAATAACACTCACCGCCGAGTACGGCTACCTCGTCTCGCTCTCCGCAACGGCCATAGCGATTGCAGTCGTTGCGCTCTCGATGTTCGTGGCGCTCTACATGATGAAGTCCGTCAACAAAACCTTCCTGAGCGTTACTATCAGGATAATCGGTCTCTTCATAATGGCCATTGGGGCTCAGATGATGGTCGAGGGCGTCGTCGGGATATACCTCCTCATGACATTTTCTGGATAA
- a CDS encoding cation:proton antiporter has protein sequence MEILLLIAVMLATAKLMGYLFERLGQPVVLGQIFGGLLIGIFFETNPVIGQFANLGVLLLLFMAGLESELEEFKRVGKQSVVVASLGVLVAFLFGFAVAYLFVPLHEAILYGAMMTPTSVSITVKVLMEMRKLNTREGTTILAAAVVDDVLGILVLTVAISMIKGGEVNYASLAEVVLSVSLLLFFFLYFGPGLADRVFRILSRVDLPESETAFALVFLIVFAFLAEHLNLASILGAYLTGLALGQSSKKKTIMDHMNVLGYSLFIPLFFVEVGMKIELDYILHAGLFAVLYTIASIVSKIVGCGLGARLAGFDWGSSLRIGVGMIPRMGVELAMLAVAMGSGIIGPDALTVAILMVFVTTVITPPLLKWLYSR, from the coding sequence ATGGAGATACTCCTCCTGATAGCGGTAATGCTCGCGACGGCGAAGCTGATGGGGTATCTCTTCGAGAGACTGGGTCAGCCCGTTGTCCTCGGCCAGATATTCGGGGGCCTGCTGATTGGCATCTTCTTCGAAACTAACCCGGTGATAGGCCAGTTCGCCAACCTCGGCGTCCTCCTGCTTCTCTTCATGGCTGGTCTTGAGAGCGAGCTTGAGGAGTTCAAGCGCGTTGGAAAGCAGAGCGTTGTCGTTGCGAGCCTCGGCGTTCTGGTCGCTTTCCTCTTTGGCTTTGCCGTGGCTTACCTCTTCGTCCCCCTCCACGAGGCAATCCTCTACGGCGCGATGATGACACCGACGAGCGTGAGCATAACGGTGAAGGTGCTCATGGAGATGAGGAAGCTCAACACGCGCGAGGGGACGACGATTTTAGCGGCTGCGGTCGTGGATGACGTCCTCGGAATCCTTGTTCTCACTGTGGCGATTTCGATGATAAAGGGAGGCGAGGTCAACTACGCGAGCCTCGCCGAGGTCGTTCTCTCGGTCTCTCTGCTCCTCTTCTTCTTCCTCTACTTCGGGCCCGGCCTCGCGGACAGGGTCTTTCGCATTCTCTCCAGAGTTGACCTGCCCGAGAGCGAGACGGCCTTTGCCCTTGTTTTCCTCATAGTCTTCGCCTTCCTCGCCGAGCACCTGAACCTCGCCTCGATTCTCGGTGCCTACCTAACGGGCCTCGCCCTCGGCCAGAGCTCCAAGAAGAAGACGATAATGGACCACATGAACGTCCTCGGCTATTCCCTCTTCATCCCGCTCTTCTTTGTCGAGGTCGGGATGAAGATAGAGCTGGACTACATCCTCCACGCGGGCCTCTTCGCGGTTCTCTACACCATTGCCTCCATAGTGAGCAAAATAGTCGGCTGCGGCCTCGGCGCCAGGCTGGCCGGCTTTGACTGGGGGTCCTCCCTCAGGATAGGCGTCGGGATGATTCCGAGGATGGGTGTTGAGCTGGCTATGCTGGCCGTTGCTATGGGGAGCGGAATAATAGGCCCCGACGCCCTGACCGTGGCGATTCTCATGGTGTTCGTTACGACTGTGATAACGCCGCCCCTGCTCAAGTGGCTCTATTCAAGGTAG
- the alaS gene encoding alanine--tRNA ligase: MGMDMTTRMFKEEGWVRKKCPKCGKYFWTLDPDRETCGDPPCDEYGFIGKPGIPKKYTLDEMREKFLSFFEKHGHGRVKRYPVLPRWRDDVLLVGASIMDFQPWVISGEADPPANPLTISQPSIRFTDIDNVGITGRHFTIFEMMAHHAFNYPGKPIYWMDETVELAFEFFTKELKMKPEDITFKENPWAGGGNAGPAFEVLYRGLEVATLVFMQYKKAPENADPSQVVEIKGDYYVPMETKVVDTGYGLERLVWMSHGTPTAYDAVLGYVIEPLKKMAGVEKIDERILMENSRLAGMFDIEDMGDLRYLREQVAKRVGITVEELEKAVRPYELIYAIADHTKALTFMLADGVIPSNVKAGYLARLLIRKSIRHLRELGLEVPLAEIVAMHIKELSPTFPEFKEMEDVILDIINVEEKRYHETLKRGSDLVRREIAKLKKKGINELPLEKLILFYESHGLTPEIVAEVAQKEGIKVEIPDNFYTLVAKQAEKTEKKTVAEYVVDFELVKDLPETRTLYYEDPFMKEFDAEVVKVIDDWVVLNQTAFYPEGGGQPYDTGTLEVDGEEVRVTNVQKVGKVILHRVDKPELFKKGAKVHGKLDWDRRIQHMRHHTGTHVLMGALVRVLGKHVWQAGSQLHTDWARLDISHYKRITEEELREIERLANRVVMENRKVTWEWLPRTEAEMKYGFRLYQGGVVPGRTIRVVKIEDWDVQACGGTHLPNTGLIGPIKILRTERIQDGVERIIFAAGEAAIDWMQETERLLKKTAEIFRVPPEKVPETAERFFNEWKEARKEVEKLRKELAKLLVYELENKVEKVGDIEFIGAVVEGTMNDLREAANRLRKEKRVVVLISREGHFVVAVGDGLDLKAGELAKIITSVAGGGGGGRKELAQGRIKNPLKAEEAIEEVKRRLG; the protein is encoded by the coding sequence ATGGGCATGGACATGACCACGAGAATGTTTAAAGAGGAAGGCTGGGTAAGGAAGAAGTGCCCTAAGTGCGGTAAATACTTCTGGACGCTTGACCCGGACAGGGAAACCTGTGGCGACCCGCCGTGTGACGAGTACGGGTTCATAGGAAAGCCTGGCATACCGAAGAAGTACACCCTTGACGAGATGCGCGAGAAGTTCCTGAGCTTCTTTGAGAAGCACGGCCACGGAAGGGTCAAGCGCTACCCGGTTCTTCCGCGCTGGAGAGACGATGTCCTCCTCGTTGGAGCGAGTATAATGGACTTCCAGCCCTGGGTAATCAGCGGTGAGGCCGACCCTCCAGCCAACCCGCTCACCATAAGCCAGCCCTCGATTCGCTTCACCGACATAGACAACGTCGGAATCACGGGCAGGCACTTTACGATTTTCGAGATGATGGCCCACCACGCCTTCAACTACCCGGGGAAGCCGATTTACTGGATGGACGAGACCGTTGAGCTCGCCTTCGAGTTCTTCACGAAGGAACTGAAAATGAAGCCAGAGGACATTACCTTCAAGGAGAACCCCTGGGCGGGCGGTGGGAACGCGGGCCCGGCCTTTGAGGTGCTCTATCGCGGTCTGGAAGTGGCAACGCTCGTCTTCATGCAGTACAAGAAGGCCCCAGAAAACGCCGACCCGAGCCAGGTGGTCGAGATAAAGGGAGACTACTACGTCCCGATGGAGACGAAGGTTGTCGATACCGGCTACGGTCTTGAGAGGCTCGTCTGGATGAGCCACGGCACGCCCACCGCTTACGACGCCGTCCTCGGCTACGTCATCGAACCGCTCAAGAAGATGGCGGGCGTTGAAAAGATAGATGAGAGAATTCTGATGGAGAACTCCCGCCTCGCTGGAATGTTTGACATCGAGGACATGGGTGACCTGCGCTACCTCCGCGAGCAGGTTGCCAAGCGCGTTGGAATAACCGTCGAGGAGCTTGAGAAGGCTGTTAGGCCCTACGAGCTCATCTACGCGATAGCCGACCACACCAAGGCCTTAACTTTCATGCTCGCCGACGGCGTAATCCCGTCCAACGTCAAGGCCGGCTACCTCGCGAGGCTCCTCATAAGGAAGAGCATAAGACATCTGAGGGAGCTCGGCCTCGAAGTTCCGCTCGCTGAAATCGTCGCGATGCACATAAAGGAGCTCTCGCCGACGTTCCCAGAGTTCAAGGAGATGGAGGATGTTATCCTCGACATAATCAACGTTGAAGAGAAGCGCTACCACGAGACCCTCAAGAGGGGAAGCGACCTCGTCAGGAGAGAGATAGCGAAGCTCAAGAAGAAGGGCATAAACGAGCTTCCGCTCGAAAAGCTCATCCTCTTCTACGAGAGCCACGGCCTTACCCCTGAGATAGTGGCGGAAGTGGCTCAGAAGGAGGGCATAAAGGTCGAGATTCCCGACAACTTCTACACGCTCGTGGCTAAACAGGCCGAGAAGACCGAGAAGAAGACCGTCGCTGAGTATGTAGTGGACTTCGAACTCGTTAAGGACTTACCCGAGACGAGGACGCTCTACTACGAGGACCCCTTCATGAAGGAGTTCGATGCAGAAGTCGTTAAGGTCATAGACGACTGGGTCGTGCTCAACCAGACGGCCTTCTACCCCGAAGGTGGCGGTCAGCCCTACGACACCGGAACGCTCGAGGTTGATGGGGAAGAAGTCAGGGTTACGAACGTCCAGAAGGTCGGGAAGGTAATCCTCCACCGCGTTGATAAACCGGAGCTCTTCAAGAAAGGTGCCAAAGTTCATGGGAAGCTCGACTGGGACAGGAGGATACAGCACATGCGCCACCACACGGGAACGCACGTCCTCATGGGCGCGCTCGTCAGGGTCTTAGGAAAGCACGTCTGGCAAGCTGGAAGTCAGCTCCACACCGACTGGGCCAGGCTGGACATCTCCCACTACAAGCGCATAACCGAGGAGGAACTCAGGGAAATTGAGAGGCTCGCCAACCGCGTCGTCATGGAGAACAGGAAGGTGACCTGGGAGTGGCTTCCGAGGACTGAAGCGGAGATGAAGTACGGCTTCCGCCTTTATCAGGGCGGCGTCGTTCCCGGAAGAACGATAAGGGTCGTTAAAATAGAGGACTGGGACGTCCAGGCCTGCGGTGGAACGCACCTGCCGAACACAGGTTTAATCGGCCCGATTAAGATTCTGCGGACCGAGCGCATACAGGATGGCGTTGAGAGGATAATCTTCGCGGCGGGAGAAGCGGCAATCGACTGGATGCAGGAGACCGAGAGGCTTCTCAAGAAGACCGCCGAAATCTTCCGCGTCCCGCCTGAGAAGGTGCCAGAGACGGCGGAGAGGTTCTTCAACGAGTGGAAGGAAGCAAGGAAAGAGGTCGAGAAGCTCAGGAAAGAGCTGGCAAAGCTTCTCGTCTACGAGCTGGAGAACAAGGTCGAGAAGGTTGGCGATATTGAGTTCATCGGAGCTGTGGTTGAGGGCACGATGAACGACCTCCGCGAGGCCGCCAACAGGCTCAGGAAGGAGAAGAGGGTTGTAGTCCTCATCAGCAGGGAGGGTCACTTTGTCGTTGCCGTTGGCGACGGCCTTGACCTTAAAGCGGGAGAGCTGGCGAAAATAATAACCTCCGTCGCCGGCGGTGGCGGTGGCGGAAGGAAAGAACTTGCCCAGGGCAGGATAAAGAACCCGCTGAAGGCAGAGGAGGCGATAGAGGAGGTCAAGAGGAGGCTCGGGTGA
- a CDS encoding alanine/glycine:cation symporter family protein, which translates to MSAIVDFINWLDGEVWGVPMIVLLVGTGILLTTILKAIQFRRLGWAIRFTLFEGRKKTGEGDITPFQALMATISGTVGIGNIAGVATAIHFGGPGALFWMWITALVGMATRYSEGLLGVAFRDKLPDGTQIGGTFNFLEKGFAMKNIPKTGKYIAAVFTLLFAVFVGRDAMKLSGATQVGAIIIAVLFAILGLFLLKDDAYPTLGKVLAVLFALFASIAAFGIGNMTQSNSVADALKTAFHIPMWATGLALAVLTFIVVIGGIKRIGEVAEMLVPFMAIIYFIFAIGVWIKFAGKLPSAFALIVKDAFTGQAVAGGAIGQVVLWGVKRGLFSNEAGLGTATLAHAAAKTDHPSRQAHVAMLGPFIDTLIICTLTGVSIVVTEAYLDPNLNGAPLTQAAFAAAFGHAGEIMVAIGIVLFAYSTILAWSFYGRQNVMYLAKWLEKDPEKFARLYPRLHLIYNLLFVVFIYIGAVTKLETVWNFSDMMNGLMAIPNLIGLLVLSWYVKEKTEEFISANP; encoded by the coding sequence ATGAGTGCCATTGTGGACTTCATAAACTGGCTCGATGGGGAAGTCTGGGGCGTCCCCATGATAGTGCTGCTGGTGGGTACCGGCATATTGTTAACAACTATTCTAAAGGCGATACAGTTCAGAAGACTGGGGTGGGCGATACGCTTCACCCTGTTCGAGGGGCGCAAAAAAACGGGAGAGGGTGACATCACGCCGTTTCAGGCGTTGATGGCAACAATATCCGGAACGGTTGGCATCGGTAACATCGCTGGCGTTGCAACGGCCATACACTTCGGCGGTCCGGGGGCGTTATTCTGGATGTGGATAACCGCGCTCGTGGGAATGGCCACGAGGTATTCGGAAGGTCTACTCGGCGTCGCCTTTAGAGACAAACTGCCAGACGGAACGCAAATAGGCGGAACTTTCAACTTCCTAGAGAAGGGCTTTGCCATGAAGAACATTCCGAAGACGGGCAAATACATAGCGGCTGTCTTTACGCTCCTCTTCGCGGTATTCGTGGGTCGCGACGCCATGAAACTAAGCGGTGCGACGCAGGTAGGAGCAATAATAATTGCGGTGCTGTTCGCTATTCTCGGTCTGTTCCTGCTCAAGGACGACGCGTACCCAACGCTCGGCAAGGTTCTTGCGGTGCTCTTCGCACTGTTCGCATCGATCGCGGCCTTTGGAATTGGAAACATGACCCAGTCAAACTCAGTCGCTGATGCGTTGAAAACGGCCTTCCACATCCCCATGTGGGCCACCGGACTTGCCCTAGCAGTCCTGACCTTCATAGTCGTCATCGGCGGTATCAAGAGGATCGGCGAAGTGGCTGAAATGCTCGTTCCGTTCATGGCAATAATTTACTTCATCTTCGCCATAGGCGTGTGGATCAAATTCGCAGGAAAACTCCCATCTGCCTTCGCCCTCATAGTCAAGGACGCCTTCACCGGCCAGGCAGTCGCAGGTGGAGCGATCGGTCAGGTTGTGCTCTGGGGAGTCAAGAGGGGCCTGTTCTCCAATGAGGCAGGTCTCGGTACGGCAACGCTCGCCCACGCCGCAGCTAAGACCGACCACCCGTCAAGGCAGGCCCACGTGGCAATGCTCGGTCCCTTCATCGACACCCTCATAATCTGCACCCTCACCGGCGTCTCAATAGTCGTCACTGAGGCTTACCTCGACCCCAACCTCAACGGTGCCCCGCTGACCCAGGCTGCGTTCGCAGCAGCGTTTGGACATGCTGGTGAAATAATGGTGGCAATAGGCATAGTCCTCTTCGCGTACTCCACGATACTCGCCTGGTCGTTCTACGGCAGGCAGAACGTCATGTACCTGGCCAAGTGGCTCGAGAAGGATCCGGAGAAGTTCGCGAGGCTCTATCCCAGGCTCCACCTGATATACAACCTGCTCTTCGTCGTCTTCATCTACATCGGGGCCGTCACGAAGCTGGAAACCGTCTGGAACTTCTCGGACATGATGAACGGACTGATGGCAATTCCGAACCTGATAGGCCTTCTCGTGCTCTCCTGGTACGTCAAGGAGAAGACGGAGGAGTTCATCTCAGCCAACCCGTGA
- the hisS gene encoding histidine--tRNA ligase produces the protein MKVERVKGTRDFLPEEMAKRRWVFERIREVFERYNFHEVLTPTFEYTELFKLRSGEEVVKQLYAFLDKGGRDISLRPDMTSSVARLYVSAFQTAPKPIKWYYIANMFRYEEPQSGRFREFWQAGVELIGSDKVEADAEVIALFTESYLATGLEDFTVNIGDRVLLDEFAKMLGVKDDIGLMRLIDKKDKLTQEEFVKALKDFGLSDEDVEKVLSLVEIKGEPDEVLPKAEELFTSEKAKAEIRRLYELVDLLDAYGVSKWIRIDLGIARGFDYYTSVVFEAIAPNDLGIGSIGGGGRYDNLIEVFGGKPTPATGFAIGIERLIPILEWKGLIPEIRLRPDVYVIPIGKDVELRKTAVEVVSALRRAGVKADVELTGRKLRKALDHAGRLNVPYVVLIGKRDLENGNVTIRDMETGEQRVVKKEGIVEELLELLGL, from the coding sequence ATGAAAGTTGAGCGCGTTAAGGGGACGAGGGACTTTTTACCGGAGGAGATGGCGAAGAGGAGATGGGTCTTCGAGAGGATTCGCGAGGTCTTCGAGCGCTATAACTTTCACGAGGTTCTCACGCCAACTTTCGAATACACTGAGCTCTTCAAGCTCAGGAGCGGTGAGGAGGTTGTAAAACAGCTCTACGCCTTCCTCGACAAGGGCGGGAGGGACATCTCGCTCCGCCCGGACATGACGTCGAGCGTCGCGAGGCTCTACGTTTCAGCCTTCCAGACGGCCCCCAAGCCCATCAAGTGGTACTACATCGCCAATATGTTCCGCTACGAGGAACCGCAGAGCGGTCGCTTTAGGGAATTCTGGCAGGCGGGCGTTGAGCTCATCGGGAGCGATAAGGTTGAGGCTGACGCTGAGGTTATAGCGCTCTTCACCGAGAGCTACCTCGCCACAGGCCTTGAGGACTTCACGGTGAACATCGGCGACCGCGTTCTGCTCGACGAGTTCGCCAAGATGCTCGGCGTCAAAGACGATATCGGGCTCATGAGGCTCATAGACAAGAAGGACAAGCTTACCCAAGAGGAGTTCGTCAAAGCTTTGAAAGACTTCGGGCTGAGCGATGAGGACGTTGAAAAGGTACTTTCGCTCGTCGAGATTAAAGGGGAACCTGACGAGGTTCTCCCAAAGGCCGAGGAGCTCTTTACGAGCGAGAAAGCCAAGGCTGAGATAAGGCGCCTCTACGAGCTGGTTGACCTGCTCGACGCCTATGGAGTCTCGAAATGGATTAGGATTGACCTCGGAATAGCGCGCGGTTTTGACTACTACACGAGCGTGGTTTTTGAGGCGATAGCGCCGAACGACCTTGGAATCGGCTCGATTGGCGGTGGTGGCCGTTACGACAACCTCATCGAGGTCTTCGGTGGCAAGCCTACGCCAGCGACGGGTTTCGCAATAGGCATAGAGAGGCTCATCCCGATACTCGAGTGGAAGGGCCTCATACCCGAAATCAGGCTCAGGCCCGACGTTTATGTGATTCCCATCGGAAAGGACGTTGAGCTCAGGAAGACGGCCGTCGAGGTCGTCTCTGCACTCAGAAGGGCTGGTGTTAAAGCTGATGTAGAGCTCACTGGAAGGAAGCTGAGGAAGGCCCTCGACCACGCTGGCAGGCTCAACGTGCCGTACGTGGTTCTCATCGGGAAAAGGGACCTTGAGAACGGCAACGTCACGATAAGGGACATGGAAACGGGCGAGCAGAGGGTCGTGAAAAAAGAAGGCATCGTCGAGGAGCTGCTCGAGCTCCTCGGCCTCTGA